Part of the Leifsonia soli genome is shown below.
CGTCGACCAGCTTGACCGACTTCTTGACGCTGGCCACCACATCCACCGTCGCGTATGCCGCGAGCGAGACGCCGGTGACGCCGACGACCGCGATGACGGCGACGACGATCTTGAGGAGTGCCTTGAGCGGATGGTGCTGCTTCAGTCGACCGTGGCGGACCGCTGGTCCTGCCGCCTTCTCCTGCGCTCGCGCTTGCGCGCGGGTGTGCAACTCGCTCATTCACTTCCTTCCGGCCGGGTGTGCTCGCAACCAACGGCGGGCGCCCGAAAGAGCGCACGCCACCTTAAAGCCTTGCACGGCATGCTGGCAATGCTCTGGAAGGGCGCGCGTCCACCGCCGACTGCGGTCGCTCGTCACGCACGCGGGTGCTCGCGCAGGCGCCGTCGTTACGGGAGGCCGCAGTCGGTCAGAGGGCGTCGAGGACGTGCGCCAGGCCGTCCTCGATCACGGGAGCGGTCGACCGGCTCGCCACGGCCTTCACCTCGTCGGGGGCCTGACCCATCGCGACCCCGAGGCCCTCGGCGGCCGCCCAGGTCAGCAGCTCGATGTCGTTGCGGCCGTCACCCACGGCGACGACGCGCGACCGCGGGATGTCGAGCGCGTGCCGCACCCGCTCCATGGCGGTGGCCTTGCTCACGCCGTCGGGCGAGATGTCGAGCCACGCGGTCCAGCCGATGGCGTAGCTGACCCGCTGGAGCCCCATCCGATCGACGATCGAGAGGAACTCCTCGGTGTCGTGCTCCGGCGACACGACCACGACGCGGGTCGCGGGATGCTGCAGCAGCTCCTCGAAGGGCACCTGCTCGGCGTTCACCAGCTCCCAGTCGGTCATGCCCTCGGTGTAGCGGCGGAACCCGGTCGGACCCTCGACCATGAAGCTGCCGCTCGGGAGGTGCGGGCGGATCGTCTCCAGCACCTCGGTCGGGTCGAAGACCTCGATGAACTCGCGCCGGTAACCACCTTCGACGGTGTCGTCGCGCTTCATCGTCAGAGCGCCGTTGGCGCACACGACGAACTCGCTGGTCAGGCCGAACTCCTCGTGGATGGGCCGGGCCGTCTCCCAGCTGCGACCCGTGGCCAGCATCACCTCGTGGCCGGCGTCGCGCACCCGGGCGACGGCCGCGCGCACGGCGTCGCCGACCGTCTCGTCCTCATGGATCAGCGTGCCGTCGACGTCGAGCGCGATCAGCAGGCGGGAGTCGTCGCTCACGAACGCGTCGGCTCCAACAGCTCCAGCCCGCCGAGGTACGGCCGCAGCGCCTCCGGGACGCGCACCGAGCCGTCCTCCTGCTGGTGCGTCTCGAGGATGGCGACCAGCCAGCGCGTGGTGGCGAGCGTCCCGTTCAGGGTCGCGACCGGTGCCGTCTTGCCGCTCTCGGTGCGGTAGCGGATGTCGAGGCGGCGGGCCTGGAACGTGGTGCAGTTGGAGGTCGACGTGAGCTCGCGGTAGCGGCCCTGGGTGGGGATCCAGGCCTCGACGTCGTACTTTCGCGCGGCGCTCGACCCGAGGTCGCCCGCCGCCGTGTCGATGACGCGGTAGCTGAGCCCCAGCTCCTGCATCATCTCCTCCTGCCAGCCGAGCAGCCGCTCGTGCTCGGCCTCGGCCTCCTCCGGGCGGGTGTAGACGAACATCTCGAGCTTGTCGAACTGGTGGACGCGGATGATCCCGCGTGTGTCCTTGCCCGCCGACCCGGCCTCGCGCCGGTAGCAGGTCGACCAGCCGGCGTACCGGATGGGCTCATCCACCTCGATGATCTCGTCGGCGTGGTACCCGGCGAGCGCGACCTCGCTCGTCCCGGTCAGATAGAGGTCGTCGTTCTCGAGGTGGTAGACCTCGTCGGCGTGGGCGCCGAGGAACCCGGTGCCCTGCATGATCTCCGGCTTCACCAGCGTCGGCGTGATCATCGGGATGAACTCGTTCCGCACCGCCTTGTCGAGCGCCATGTTCATCAGGGCGAGTTCGAGCCGGGCGCCGATGCCGCGGAGGTAGGAGAAGCGGGCGCCGGCGACCTTGGCGCCGCGCGCCATGTCGATGGCGCCGAGCAGCTCGCCCAGCTCCAGGTGGTCGCGTGCTTCGAACGGGAACTCGGGGATGTCGCCGACCGTCTTGAGCACGACGAAGTCGTCCTCGCCGCCCGCCGGCACGCCGTCCACGATCGGGTTGCCGATGCTGCGGACGAGCTGCTCGAAGCGCGCGTCGGCGTCGTTGGCGGCCTGCTGCGCCTCCTTCACCCGGCCGGCGAGCTGCTGCGCCTGGGCGACCAGCTCCTTCTTCTGCTCCTTCGGCGCCTTCGCCACCTGCTTGCCGAACGCGTTCTGCTCGGCCCGGAGCTCTTCGAACGCCGTGATCGCCGCGCGGCGCTCGATGTCGGCCTGGATGGCCTCGTCGACGAGCTGCACGGAGTCGCCCCGAGCCTCCTGGGAGCGCCGGATGATGTCGGGGTTCTCACGGAGAAGTACGGGATCGATCACCTGACCAGCTTATCGACCGATGCCGAACAGGTAGCGTGATGTGCGTGAACGGACGGGACGGGGAGCAGCGCCGCATCGCCGCCGTCGTCTACAACCCCGTCCGGGTCGACGTGCCGCGCGTCCGCGCCGCGGTCGAGGCGGCCGCGACGCTCCACCGGTACGACCTGCTCTGGCTCGAGACCACACCGGAGGAGCCCGGGCAGGCGCAGGT
Proteins encoded:
- a CDS encoding HAD-IIB family hydrolase produces the protein MSDDSRLLIALDVDGTLIHEDETVGDAVRAAVARVRDAGHEVMLATGRSWETARPIHEEFGLTSEFVVCANGALTMKRDDTVEGGYRREFIEVFDPTEVLETIRPHLPSGSFMVEGPTGFRRYTEGMTDWELVNAEQVPFEELLQHPATRVVVVSPEHDTEEFLSIVDRMGLQRVSYAIGWTAWLDISPDGVSKATAMERVRHALDIPRSRVVAVGDGRNDIELLTWAAAEGLGVAMGQAPDEVKAVASRSTAPVIEDGLAHVLDAL
- the serS gene encoding serine--tRNA ligase, with product MIDPVLLRENPDIIRRSQEARGDSVQLVDEAIQADIERRAAITAFEELRAEQNAFGKQVAKAPKEQKKELVAQAQQLAGRVKEAQQAANDADARFEQLVRSIGNPIVDGVPAGGEDDFVVLKTVGDIPEFPFEARDHLELGELLGAIDMARGAKVAGARFSYLRGIGARLELALMNMALDKAVRNEFIPMITPTLVKPEIMQGTGFLGAHADEVYHLENDDLYLTGTSEVALAGYHADEIIEVDEPIRYAGWSTCYRREAGSAGKDTRGIIRVHQFDKLEMFVYTRPEEAEAEHERLLGWQEEMMQELGLSYRVIDTAAGDLGSSAARKYDVEAWIPTQGRYRELTSTSNCTTFQARRLDIRYRTESGKTAPVATLNGTLATTRWLVAILETHQQEDGSVRVPEALRPYLGGLELLEPTRS